A window of the Mesorhizobium opportunistum WSM2075 genome harbors these coding sequences:
- the rbfA gene encoding 30S ribosome-binding factor RbfA produces the protein MPRSTTSGPSQRMLRVGEQVRHALSETLQRGDIIDPLIENSVVSVSEVRMSPDLKIATAFVSPLGAKDAEAVIEALNKHAKFVRGRVSGALRQMKYMPEFRFRLDTSFDNFARINDLLKSPEVARDLDADDDKAQEDKAQEDRAKDDKAKEGKDSE, from the coding sequence ATGCCCCGTTCCACCACATCCGGCCCATCCCAGCGCATGCTGCGCGTCGGCGAGCAGGTACGCCATGCGCTCTCCGAAACGTTGCAGCGCGGCGACATCATCGACCCGCTGATCGAGAATTCGGTCGTTTCGGTCTCCGAAGTGCGTATGTCGCCCGATCTCAAGATCGCCACTGCCTTTGTTTCTCCGCTCGGCGCCAAGGATGCCGAGGCCGTGATCGAGGCGCTCAACAAGCATGCGAAATTTGTCCGCGGCCGTGTCTCCGGCGCGCTTCGGCAAATGAAATACATGCCGGAGTTCCGCTTCAGGCTGGACACCTCCTTCGACAATTTCGCCAGGATCAACGACCTGCTGAAGTCGCCCGAAGTGGCGCGTGATCTCGACGCGGACGACGACAAGGCCCAAGAAGACAAGGCCCAAGAAGACAGGGCCAAAGACGACAAGGCCAAAGAAGGCAAGGACAGCGAATAA
- the infB gene encoding translation initiation factor IF-2 produces MSDTKSGDDKTLSVTPKKTLTLKRPGMEQGTVRQNFSHGRTKSVVVETKKRKFSLPGDKPEPVAAAPAPVFTPKPAAVVAAPPVVQEAPKAPPPPPPPVERSGMVLNELSRSEMEARRRALEGSKVREVEDRQRAAEEAKRRAEDEERRKREREESARRQAEEEARLQTEAESRRRAEEEARRRAPLAAELATADEEEEVKPKRTGAGAPVRRPVTPEVARPAKPTKGEEDRRRGKLTLNSALTDEDARARSLSSMRRRQEKFKRAMHNEPREKVMREVILPETITIQELAQRMSERAVDVVKFFMKQGQILKPGDVIDADTAELVATEFGHTVRRVAESDIEEGLFNIADNAEDLVSRPPVVTIMGHVDHGKTSLLDAIRNANVVSGEAGGITQHIGAYQVEKNGQKITFIDTPGHAAFTAMRARGAQATDIAILVVAADDSVMPQTIESISHAKAAGVPIIVAINKIDKHDADPQKVRSELLRHEVFVESMGGEVLDVEVSATKGTNLDKLLEAILLQAEILDLKANPDRTAEGVVIEAQLDKGRGPVATVLVQTGTLMPGDILVAGNEWGRVRALVNDRGEQIKEAPPAMPVEVLGLQGTPQAGDRFAVVNNEARAREITEYRQRLAREKAVARHAGQRGSLEQMMSQLQTSGLKEFPLVIKGDVQGSIEAINAALDKLGTDEVRARIVHAGAGAITESDVSLAETSGAAIIGFNVRANVQARAAAAAAGIEIRYYSIIYNLVDDVKAALSGLLSPERRETFIGNAEILEIFDITKVGKIAGCRVTEGKVERGAGVRLIRDNVVIHEGTLKTLKRFKDEVSEVPGGQECGMAFQNYEDMRVGDVIECFRVEMVTRTL; encoded by the coding sequence ATGAGCGATACGAAATCGGGCGACGACAAGACGTTGAGCGTTACGCCGAAGAAGACCTTGACGTTGAAGCGCCCCGGCATGGAACAGGGCACCGTGCGCCAGAACTTCTCGCATGGCCGTACCAAGTCGGTCGTGGTCGAGACCAAGAAGCGCAAGTTCTCGCTGCCCGGTGACAAGCCGGAGCCGGTTGCTGCTGCCCCTGCGCCCGTCTTCACGCCGAAGCCCGCGGCGGTCGTGGCCGCCCCACCCGTGGTGCAGGAAGCGCCCAAGGCGCCTCCGCCCCCGCCGCCTCCGGTCGAGCGCAGCGGCATGGTGCTGAACGAACTGTCGCGCTCCGAAATGGAAGCGCGTCGCAGGGCGCTTGAAGGCTCCAAGGTCCGCGAGGTCGAGGACCGTCAGCGCGCCGCCGAGGAAGCCAAGCGCCGCGCCGAGGACGAAGAGCGCCGCAAGCGTGAGCGTGAGGAATCCGCGCGCCGTCAGGCCGAGGAAGAGGCACGCCTGCAGACGGAAGCCGAATCCCGCCGTCGTGCCGAGGAAGAGGCGCGCCGCCGCGCGCCGCTGGCAGCCGAGTTGGCGACCGCCGACGAGGAGGAAGAGGTCAAGCCGAAGCGGACAGGTGCCGGTGCGCCGGTGCGCCGCCCGGTCACGCCCGAAGTGGCGCGGCCGGCCAAGCCGACCAAGGGCGAGGAAGACCGCCGCCGTGGCAAGCTGACGCTGAACTCCGCGCTTACCGACGAGGATGCGCGGGCCCGTTCGCTGTCGTCGATGCGCCGCCGCCAGGAAAAGTTCAAGCGCGCGATGCACAATGAGCCGCGCGAGAAAGTCATGCGCGAAGTGATCCTGCCCGAGACCATCACCATTCAGGAACTGGCGCAGCGCATGTCCGAACGTGCGGTCGATGTGGTCAAGTTCTTCATGAAGCAGGGCCAGATCCTGAAGCCCGGCGACGTCATCGACGCCGACACGGCCGAACTGGTCGCCACCGAATTCGGCCACACGGTCCGCCGCGTCGCCGAGTCCGACATCGAGGAAGGCCTGTTCAACATCGCCGACAATGCCGAGGACCTAGTGTCGCGTCCGCCGGTCGTGACCATCATGGGCCACGTCGATCACGGCAAGACCTCGCTGCTCGATGCCATCCGCAATGCCAATGTCGTCTCCGGCGAGGCCGGCGGCATCACCCAGCATATCGGCGCCTATCAGGTCGAGAAGAATGGTCAGAAGATCACCTTCATCGACACGCCCGGCCACGCCGCCTTCACGGCAATGCGCGCTCGCGGCGCCCAGGCCACCGACATCGCCATCCTGGTGGTGGCGGCCGACGACAGCGTGATGCCGCAGACGATCGAATCGATCAGCCATGCCAAGGCGGCCGGCGTTCCGATCATCGTGGCGATCAACAAGATCGACAAGCATGACGCCGATCCGCAGAAGGTTCGCTCCGAACTGCTGCGCCATGAGGTCTTCGTCGAATCCATGGGCGGTGAAGTGCTGGACGTCGAAGTGTCGGCGACCAAGGGCACCAATCTCGACAAGCTGCTCGAGGCGATCCTGCTGCAGGCCGAAATCCTCGACCTGAAGGCCAATCCGGACCGCACCGCCGAGGGCGTGGTCATCGAGGCGCAGCTCGACAAGGGCCGTGGTCCCGTCGCCACCGTTCTGGTGCAGACCGGCACCTTGATGCCGGGCGACATCCTCGTCGCCGGCAACGAATGGGGCCGGGTGCGCGCGCTGGTCAACGATCGCGGCGAGCAGATCAAGGAAGCGCCGCCGGCAATGCCGGTCGAGGTGCTCGGCCTTCAGGGCACGCCGCAGGCCGGCGACCGCTTCGCCGTGGTCAACAACGAGGCCCGCGCCCGCGAGATCACCGAGTATCGCCAGCGTCTGGCCCGCGAGAAGGCGGTCGCCAGGCATGCCGGCCAGCGCGGCTCGCTCGAACAGATGATGTCGCAGTTGCAGACAAGCGGGCTGAAGGAATTCCCGCTGGTCATCAAGGGCGACGTGCAGGGTTCGATCGAGGCGATCAACGCGGCATTGGACAAGCTCGGCACCGACGAGGTGCGTGCGCGCATCGTCCACGCCGGCGCCGGCGCCATCACCGAAAGCGACGTCTCGCTGGCGGAAACGTCGGGTGCGGCGATCATCGGCTTCAACGTCCGCGCCAATGTGCAGGCACGTGCCGCCGCCGCGGCCGCTGGCATCGAGATCCGCTACTACTCGATCATCTACAACCTCGTGGATGACGTGAAGGCGGCTCTGTCGGGTCTGCTGTCGCCGGAGCGCCGCGAAACCTTCATCGGCAATGCCGAGATCCTCGAGATCTTCGACATCACCAAGGTCGGCAAGATCGCCGGCTGCCGTGTCACCGAAGGCAAGGTCGAGCGCGGTGCGGGCGTGCGCCTGATCCGCGACAACGTCGTCATCCACGAAGGCACGCTGAAGACCCTCAAGCGCTTCAAGGACGAGGTTTCGGAAGTCCCAGGCGGCCAGGAATGCGGCATGGCCTTCCAGAACTACGAGGACATGCGGGTCGGCGATGTCATCGAGTGCTTCCGCGTCGAGATGGTGACCCGGACGCTCTGA
- a CDS encoding RNA-binding protein — protein MNDRTCIVTRKQAEPDELIRFVVGPDSAVVPDLKRNLPGRGCWVSADRLHIEKAAAKNLFARAFKAQVVVPPDLGGMVDGLLSRSALGMLGLARKAGAISLGATKVESAVRGGLALFVLHATEASDDGVRKISQARRATVHIGGPSILAYKLFSEAELSLALGGTNVIHAAVLAGDAGKAVQKRMVALDRYRGGTPDDLAMLAAVADEDDAAEDME, from the coding sequence ATGAACGATCGCACCTGCATCGTCACCCGCAAGCAGGCCGAACCGGATGAATTGATCCGGTTCGTCGTCGGCCCGGATTCGGCCGTCGTTCCGGATCTCAAGAGAAATCTGCCCGGCCGTGGTTGCTGGGTGAGCGCTGACCGCCTACATATCGAGAAGGCGGCGGCAAAGAACCTCTTTGCCCGCGCCTTTAAGGCACAGGTGGTCGTGCCGCCCGATCTGGGCGGCATGGTCGACGGGCTGCTTTCCAGATCCGCTCTGGGTATGCTGGGCCTCGCCCGCAAAGCAGGCGCGATTTCTCTTGGTGCCACCAAGGTCGAGAGCGCAGTGCGCGGTGGACTGGCACTTTTCGTGCTCCACGCGACCGAGGCGTCCGACGACGGCGTACGCAAGATCAGCCAGGCGCGGCGGGCGACCGTCCATATCGGCGGCCCCTCCATCCTTGCCTACAAACTTTTCTCCGAGGCCGAGTTGAGCTTGGCATTGGGGGGTACAAATGTGATACATGCTGCCGTCCTCGCGGGAGACGCGGGTAAGGCGGTCCAGAAGCGCATGGTTGCGCTTGACCGATATCGGGGCGGTACCCCGGACGATCTGGCAATGCTTGCGGCCGTTGCTGACGAAGATGATGCTGCAGAGGATATGGAATGA
- the nusA gene encoding transcription termination factor NusA, producing the protein MVVSANRLELLQIADAVAREKSIDKSIVIAAMADAIQKAARSRYGQETNIRADINPNTGEMKLQRLMEVVEKVDDYATQIAISSARERNPDAQLGDFIAEQLPPMDFGRIAAQSAKQVIVQKVREAERDRQYDEYKDRIGEIVNGTVKRVEYGNVIVDLGRGEAIIRRDELIPRENYKYGDRVRAYVYDVRREQRGPQIFLSRTHPQFMAKLFTMEVPEIYDGIIEIKSVARDPGSRAKIAVISRDSSIDPVGACVGMRGSRVQAVVGELQGEKIDIIPWSPSAASFIVNALQPAEVAKVVLDEDAERIEVVVPDDQLSLAIGRRGQNVRLASQLTGWDIDILTEAEESERRQKEFVERSALFMEALDVDEMVGQVLASEGFTSVEEVAYVDAGEIASIDGFDEDTASEIQTRAREYLEKIEAEHDDKRKALGVSDELREIPGITTAMMVTLGEDGVKTIEDFAGYAADDLTGWKERKDGETKVYPGVLANHGVSRADAEQMVLNARLKAGWITEDELAAEEAPADEAVGA; encoded by the coding sequence ATGGTTGTAAGCGCCAACAGACTTGAACTGCTGCAGATTGCCGACGCCGTCGCGCGTGAAAAGTCGATCGACAAGTCGATCGTCATCGCCGCCATGGCCGATGCGATCCAGAAGGCGGCGCGCTCGCGTTACGGCCAGGAGACCAACATCCGCGCCGACATCAATCCCAACACCGGTGAGATGAAGCTGCAGCGGCTGATGGAAGTGGTCGAGAAAGTCGATGACTACGCCACCCAGATCGCCATTTCCTCGGCGCGCGAGCGCAATCCCGATGCCCAGCTTGGCGACTTCATCGCCGAACAGCTGCCGCCGATGGATTTCGGCCGCATCGCGGCCCAGTCGGCCAAGCAGGTCATCGTGCAGAAGGTGCGCGAGGCCGAGCGCGACCGCCAGTATGACGAATACAAGGACCGCATCGGCGAGATCGTCAACGGTACCGTCAAGCGCGTCGAGTATGGCAACGTCATCGTCGATCTCGGCCGTGGCGAGGCGATCATCCGCCGCGACGAGCTGATCCCGCGCGAAAACTACAAATATGGCGACCGCGTCCGCGCCTATGTCTACGACGTGCGTCGCGAGCAGCGCGGCCCGCAGATCTTCCTGTCGCGCACCCATCCGCAGTTCATGGCCAAGCTCTTCACCATGGAAGTGCCGGAAATCTACGACGGCATCATCGAGATCAAGTCGGTCGCCCGCGACCCGGGCTCGCGCGCCAAGATCGCCGTCATCTCGCGTGACAGCTCGATCGATCCGGTCGGCGCCTGCGTCGGTATGCGCGGCAGCCGCGTCCAGGCCGTCGTCGGCGAACTGCAGGGCGAGAAGATCGACATCATTCCGTGGTCGCCCTCGGCCGCCTCCTTCATCGTCAACGCGCTGCAGCCGGCCGAAGTCGCCAAGGTCGTGCTCGACGAGGACGCGGAGCGCATCGAGGTGGTGGTTCCCGACGATCAGCTGTCGCTGGCCATCGGCCGCCGCGGCCAGAACGTGCGTCTCGCCTCGCAGCTCACCGGCTGGGATATCGACATCCTGACCGAGGCCGAGGAGTCCGAACGCCGCCAGAAGGAATTCGTCGAGCGCTCGGCGCTGTTCATGGAAGCTCTCGACGTCGACGAGATGGTCGGCCAGGTGTTGGCCTCGGAAGGCTTCACCAGCGTCGAGGAAGTCGCCTATGTCGATGCCGGCGAAATCGCCTCGATCGACGGCTTCGATGAGGACACCGCGTCGGAAATCCAGACCCGTGCCCGCGAATATCTCGAGAAGATCGAGGCCGAGCATGACGACAAGCGCAAGGCGCTGGGCGTCTCGGACGAGCTGCGTGAAATCCCCGGCATCACCACCGCCATGATGGTGACGCTCGGCGAGGACGGCGTGAAGACGATCGAGGATTTCGCCGGCTATGCCGCCGACGACCTGACAGGCTGGAAGGAACGCAAGGACGGCGAGACCAAGGTGTATCCCGGCGTTCTGGCCAATCATGGCGTTTCGCGCGCCGATGCCGAGCAGATGGTGCTGAATGCCCGTCTCAAGGCCGGCTGGATCACCGAAGACGAGCTTGCAGCCGAAGAAGCACCGGCTGACGAAGCCGTTGGTGCGTGA
- the rimP gene encoding ribosome maturation factor RimP — protein sequence MTAMTSEGDDRIIRESGIDARIALIIQPVLRGIGFRLVRVHLSGQNGLTLQIMAEREDGTMTVEDCEEVSRAVSPALDVDDPIEKAYHLEVSSPGIDRPLVRKSDFVTWTGHLVKMETSVVVADRKRFKGKIAEAGENDVLIERDKAAYGEEPTVRVPYDAISETRLILTDDLIRDALSKDNRARKEAKKRRGEPDDDVPEGTEADATEEHEQES from the coding sequence ATGACTGCAATGACAAGCGAAGGTGACGACCGCATCATCCGCGAAAGCGGTATCGATGCGCGCATCGCGCTGATCATCCAGCCGGTGCTGCGCGGCATCGGCTTTCGCCTCGTGCGCGTGCATCTGTCCGGCCAGAACGGGCTGACGCTGCAGATCATGGCCGAGCGCGAGGACGGCACCATGACCGTCGAGGATTGCGAAGAGGTCAGCCGCGCGGTGTCGCCGGCGCTCGATGTCGACGATCCGATCGAGAAGGCGTACCATCTCGAAGTCTCTTCGCCCGGCATCGATCGGCCGCTGGTGCGCAAATCGGATTTCGTGACCTGGACCGGCCATTTGGTGAAGATGGAAACATCGGTCGTCGTCGCCGATCGCAAGCGTTTCAAGGGCAAGATCGCCGAGGCTGGTGAGAACGATGTGCTCATCGAGCGCGACAAGGCGGCCTATGGCGAGGAGCCGACGGTGCGCGTACCCTACGACGCCATTTCCGAGACCCGGTTGATCCTGACCGACGACCTCATCCGCGATGCGTTGTCGAAGGACAACAGGGCGCGCAAGGAAGCCAAGAAACGCCGCGGCGAGCCGGACGACGACGTGCCCGAGGGTACGGAAGCCGACGCCACGGAAGAACACGAACAGGAAAGTTGA
- the trmB gene encoding tRNA (guanine(46)-N(7))-methyltransferase TrmB: MSPDDRPSRATEAFFGRRRGKPVRPQQAAALESGLGTYRLDLTAEAPSELRTLFEADVSAVRLEIGFGGGEHLLHRAIEAPTTGFVGVEPFVNGMAKMMMAVRQRPLANLRVFDDDATRLLDWLPPASLDGIDLLYPDPWPKKKHWKRRFVSAVNLDRFARVLKPGSKFRFASDIDTYVNWTLLHCRAHGAFAWQAADAGDWNSPYAGWPGTRYEAKAIREGRRPAYLTFVRT, from the coding sequence ATGAGCCCCGACGACAGGCCAAGCCGTGCGACCGAAGCCTTCTTCGGCCGTCGGCGTGGCAAGCCGGTCCGCCCGCAGCAGGCGGCTGCCCTGGAAAGCGGTCTCGGCACCTACCGACTCGATCTGACGGCTGAAGCGCCGTCGGAGCTGCGCACCCTGTTCGAAGCCGACGTCTCGGCCGTTCGCCTTGAGATCGGCTTTGGCGGCGGCGAACATCTTCTGCACCGCGCCATCGAGGCGCCGACAACCGGATTTGTCGGCGTCGAGCCCTTCGTCAACGGCATGGCCAAGATGATGATGGCAGTTAGGCAGCGGCCGCTGGCCAATCTGCGTGTCTTCGATGACGATGCCACCCGGCTGCTCGATTGGCTGCCGCCGGCATCGCTCGACGGCATCGATCTTCTCTATCCGGATCCCTGGCCGAAGAAGAAGCACTGGAAACGGCGCTTCGTCAGTGCGGTCAATCTCGACCGCTTCGCGCGCGTCCTGAAGCCAGGCTCAAAGTTCCGCTTCGCGTCCGACATCGACACTTATGTGAATTGGACCTTGCTGCATTGCCGGGCGCATGGCGCCTTCGCATGGCAAGCAGCGGATGCCGGCGACTGGAACAGCCCCTATGCGGGCTGGCCGGGTACGCGTTACGAGGCGAAGGCCATTCGCGAGGGCCGGCGGCCGGCCTATCTGACCTTTGTCAGGACATAG
- the metK gene encoding methionine adenosyltransferase, whose translation MTRQNYFFTSESVAEGHPDKVCDRISDEIVDLVYREAKKTGMDPWKVRVACETLATTNRVVIAGEVRVPETLLKKDKAGNVLMDAAGHPVVNPAKFKSVARKAIREIGYEQAGFHWKTAKIEVLLHGQSPDIGQGVDNAADRQGEEGAGDQGIMFGYACRETPDLMPAPIYYSHKILELLAAARHQNNGEAGKLGPDAKSQVTVRYVDGKAAEATQIVLSTQHLDSSWDSKKVRKVVEPYIREALGDLKIADDCMWYINPTGKFVIGGPDGDAGLTGRKIIVDTYGGAAPHGGGAFSGKDTTKVDRSAAYAARYLAKNVVAAKLADRCTIQLSYAIGVAQPLSVYVDLHGTGKVDEAKLEDALRTVMDLSPSGIRRHLDLNKPIYAKTSSYGHFGRKAGRDGSFSWEKTDLAKALKDAVAA comes from the coding sequence GTGACGCGGCAGAACTACTTCTTTACCTCGGAATCCGTTGCCGAGGGCCATCCCGACAAAGTCTGTGACCGGATTTCCGACGAGATTGTCGATCTGGTCTACCGTGAGGCCAAGAAGACCGGCATGGACCCGTGGAAAGTCCGCGTCGCCTGCGAGACCTTGGCGACCACCAACCGCGTCGTCATCGCCGGCGAGGTGCGCGTTCCAGAGACGCTGCTGAAGAAGGACAAGGCCGGCAACGTCCTCATGGACGCGGCGGGCCACCCTGTCGTGAATCCGGCGAAGTTCAAATCTGTCGCCCGCAAGGCTATCCGCGAGATCGGCTACGAACAGGCCGGTTTCCACTGGAAGACGGCGAAGATCGAAGTCCTACTGCATGGCCAGTCGCCTGACATCGGCCAGGGCGTCGACAACGCCGCCGATCGCCAGGGCGAAGAAGGTGCCGGCGACCAGGGCATCATGTTCGGCTATGCTTGCCGCGAAACGCCGGACCTGATGCCGGCGCCGATCTACTACAGCCACAAGATCCTCGAACTTCTGGCCGCCGCCCGTCACCAGAATAATGGCGAGGCCGGTAAGCTCGGGCCGGACGCCAAGAGCCAGGTCACCGTCCGCTACGTGGACGGCAAGGCCGCCGAGGCTACGCAGATCGTGCTGTCGACCCAGCATCTGGATTCAAGCTGGGATTCCAAGAAGGTCCGCAAGGTCGTCGAACCCTACATCCGCGAGGCGCTCGGCGACCTCAAGATCGCCGACGACTGCATGTGGTACATCAACCCGACCGGCAAGTTCGTCATTGGCGGACCGGACGGCGATGCCGGGCTGACCGGCCGCAAGATCATTGTCGATACCTATGGCGGTGCGGCACCGCACGGCGGTGGCGCCTTCTCCGGCAAGGACACCACCAAGGTCGACCGTTCGGCGGCCTACGCGGCGCGCTATCTGGCCAAGAATGTCGTGGCGGCCAAGCTTGCCGACCGCTGCACCATCCAGCTTTCCTACGCCATCGGCGTCGCCCAGCCCTTGTCGGTCTATGTCGACCTGCACGGCACCGGCAAGGTCGACGAGGCAAAGCTCGAGGATGCGCTGCGCACCGTGATGGACCTGTCGCCATCCGGCATCCGCCGTCATCTCGATCTCAACAAGCCGATCTATGCCAAAACGTCGTCCTATGGCCATTTTGGCCGCAAGGCTGGCCGTGACGGGTCCTTCTCCTGGGAGAAGACCGATCTGGCCAAGGCGCTCAAGGATGCTGTCGCGGCCTGA
- a CDS encoding helix-turn-helix domain-containing protein: MTEENKKKPNPIDIHVGSRIRLRRNMLGMSQEKLGENLGITFQQIQKYEKGTNRVGASRLQAIASILGVPVAFFFEDAPGQESSANRGFAEDASMAFAVEFCGSPEGLQLNRAFVKIADVKVRRRIIDLVKSLAADDLD; the protein is encoded by the coding sequence ATGACAGAAGAAAACAAGAAAAAGCCGAATCCCATAGACATCCACGTTGGAAGCCGCATCCGGCTTCGCCGCAATATGCTCGGAATGAGCCAGGAAAAGCTGGGCGAGAATCTCGGCATCACATTTCAACAAATCCAGAAGTATGAAAAGGGCACCAACCGCGTCGGCGCCAGCCGCCTGCAGGCGATTGCTTCCATACTCGGCGTGCCCGTCGCCTTCTTTTTCGAGGATGCGCCAGGCCAGGAATCCTCGGCCAACCGCGGCTTTGCCGAGGATGCGTCGATGGCTTTCGCCGTCGAATTCTGCGGCAGTCCAGAAGGACTCCAGCTCAACCGTGCCTTTGTCAAAATCGCCGACGTCAAGGTGCGCCGAAGGATCATCGACCTTGTGAAGTCGCTCGCCGCCGACGATCTCGACTGA